A genomic segment from Flavobacterium litorale encodes:
- the recF gene encoding DNA replication/repair protein RecF (All proteins in this family for which functions are known are DNA-binding proteins that assist the filamentation of RecA onto DNA for the initiation of recombination or recombinational repair.): protein MHLKNLSLLNYKNITESSYEFDAKINCFVGHNGVGKTNVLDAIYHLAYGKSYFNPQAVQNIKHGEEFFVIDSVFDKNDRTENVVCSLKKGQKKVLKRNGKPYDKFSEHIGFIPLVIISPSDNDLIMEGSETRRKFIDSVISQLDATYLQQLIKYQKTLAQRNALLKYFALNHTFDKDTLAVYNEQLDELGQSIFEKRKKFLEDFIPIFNYHHEAITGQAENVSVRYQSQLFEHDLEGLLNDNLQRDRVLQYTSVGVHKDDLSFEIDEHAIKKFGSQGQQKSFLIALKLAQFEFMKKQSGVLPILLFDDIFDKLDENRVAKIVQMINDETFGQIFITDTHPERTESIVKATHQSYKIFNM from the coding sequence ATGCATTTAAAGAATTTATCTTTATTAAATTATAAAAACATTACCGAGTCCAGTTACGAATTCGATGCTAAAATAAACTGTTTTGTAGGGCATAACGGTGTAGGAAAAACCAATGTGCTAGATGCTATATACCATTTAGCATACGGTAAAAGTTATTTTAACCCGCAGGCAGTACAAAACATTAAACACGGCGAAGAGTTTTTTGTAATTGATAGTGTTTTTGATAAAAACGACCGAACGGAAAATGTGGTTTGTAGCCTTAAAAAGGGACAGAAGAAGGTTTTAAAACGGAATGGCAAGCCCTACGATAAATTCTCTGAGCATATTGGCTTTATCCCACTTGTAATTATATCGCCATCGGATAACGATTTAATTATGGAAGGGAGCGAAACCCGCCGCAAATTTATAGATAGTGTTATATCGCAGCTTGATGCCACGTATTTACAACAACTTATTAAATACCAAAAAACGCTGGCGCAACGCAATGCACTGTTGAAGTATTTTGCACTGAATCATACTTTTGATAAAGATACTTTGGCAGTTTATAATGAACAATTAGACGAGCTTGGGCAAAGCATCTTTGAAAAGCGCAAAAAATTCTTGGAAGATTTTATCCCTATATTTAATTACCACCACGAAGCTATTACAGGACAAGCAGAAAATGTTAGTGTACGTTATCAAAGCCAACTGTTTGAGCACGATTTGGAGGGGTTGTTAAACGATAACTTACAACGCGACCGTGTATTGCAGTATACCAGCGTAGGTGTACATAAAGACGATTTATCGTTTGAGATTGACGAGCATGCTATAAAAAAGTTTGGTTCGCAAGGGCAACAAAAATCGTTTTTAATTGCATTAAAACTAGCACAGTTCGAGTTTATGAAAAAGCAAAGCGGCGTATTGCCCATATTGCTTTTTGATGATATTTTTGATAAACTGGACGAAAACAGGGTAGCCAAAATAGTGCAAATGATAAATGACGAAACCTTTGGGCAAATTTTTATAACCGACACCCACCCAGAGCGTACCGAGAGTATTGTAAAGGCTACACACCAGAGTTACAAAATTTTTAATATGTAA
- a CDS encoding RNA polymerase sigma factor, giving the protein MEINSQLIQQNIAKAQKGDQVAFTFLLDFFWNEVYHFMLKRTQNETDTEDVVIETFAKAFDRISSYNPDYAFNTWLIAIAKNAHIDMLRKKKSSLFVAMDEDDDRNAKNIVDDSLSAEDELIQEQNLSNLLNCIKKLKPQYQEVIQLRYFQEQSYQEIAEQLNEPLNNIKVKILRAKRLLAEIIKGDLSC; this is encoded by the coding sequence TTGGAAATAAACTCGCAGCTAATACAGCAAAATATAGCCAAAGCACAAAAAGGTGATCAAGTTGCCTTTACTTTTTTGCTTGATTTTTTTTGGAACGAGGTATACCATTTTATGCTAAAGCGTACCCAAAACGAAACGGATACCGAAGATGTGGTTATAGAAACCTTTGCCAAAGCGTTTGACCGAATTAGCAGCTACAACCCCGATTATGCTTTTAATACTTGGTTAATAGCCATTGCAAAAAATGCACACATTGATATGTTACGAAAAAAGAAATCGTCGCTTTTTGTAGCTATGGATGAAGACGACGACAGAAATGCAAAAAATATTGTTGACGATTCACTTTCGGCAGAAGATGAGCTAATACAAGAACAAAACCTTTCCAACCTCTTAAACTGTATTAAAAAGCTCAAACCACAATACCAAGAGGTAATACAACTCAGGTATTTTCAGGAACAAAGCTATCAGGAAATTGCCGAACAACTTAACGAGCCACTTAATAACATTAAGGTAAAAATACTACGTGCCAAAAGGCTACTTGCCGAAATTATTAAGGGTGATTTAAGTTGCTAA
- a CDS encoding DUF389 domain-containing protein, which produces MNKFTSLFNLHEDEDDKEKIFESVKRNISYRGANLWILACAIIIASVGLNVNSTAVIIGAMLISPLMGPIVGAGFALGVYDFDLLRKSLRNLLTATVVSLTVSTIYFAVSPFKDVQSEMLARTSPNIYDILIAFFGGIVGVIAVTRTEKGNPIPGVAIATALMPPLCTAGYGLATLQWAYFLGAFYLYCINCVFIGIATFLIIKYLNYPAIKQVDERQQKQVRGIISVLIIVMLAPSSYLAYSLYREQQFKKHTDLFIEEHFTDKGCTVVYKKTKYKPKLIELAFLSTQFKKSEILMLKHDISNNKYLRGADLVIRQDTTDRLSLLKGDILNEIKSNENEVSQKDLRILQLENEIKKNTFNNNKMLREANAIFPDIKSLSVANHSMATTTQDSIVPITAVLYESDYDLDIEDSEKLTNWLNERLSVKNVTIFRRKNVLPEPPEITVSNKKN; this is translated from the coding sequence ATGAATAAATTTACCTCTTTATTTAATCTTCACGAAGATGAAGATGACAAAGAAAAGATTTTTGAAAGCGTAAAAAGAAATATTAGTTACCGTGGCGCAAACCTCTGGATATTAGCGTGTGCCATTATTATAGCCTCTGTAGGGCTTAACGTAAACTCTACCGCAGTAATTATAGGAGCCATGTTAATATCGCCACTCATGGGACCCATAGTAGGAGCAGGCTTTGCCTTAGGTGTGTACGATTTTGATTTACTCCGAAAATCGTTACGCAATCTACTTACCGCCACAGTAGTTAGTTTAACCGTATCTACCATTTATTTTGCTGTAAGCCCTTTTAAAGATGTACAGTCTGAAATGTTAGCGCGTACCTCGCCCAATATATACGATATTTTAATTGCCTTTTTTGGGGGTATAGTTGGAGTTATTGCGGTAACCCGTACCGAAAAGGGAAACCCGATACCAGGTGTAGCTATCGCTACCGCGTTAATGCCACCCTTATGTACCGCAGGCTACGGATTGGCTACGTTACAGTGGGCATATTTTTTAGGGGCTTTTTATTTGTATTGTATTAACTGTGTATTTATTGGTATAGCTACCTTTTTAATTATTAAATACCTTAATTACCCCGCTATAAAACAAGTAGACGAACGGCAACAAAAACAAGTTAGAGGCATCATCTCGGTACTTATTATTGTTATGTTGGCACCCAGTAGCTACTTAGCATATTCGCTATACAGGGAACAACAATTTAAAAAGCATACCGACTTATTTATCGAGGAGCATTTTACCGATAAAGGCTGCACGGTAGTATACAAGAAAACAAAGTATAAACCCAAACTTATTGAGTTAGCATTTTTATCTACCCAGTTTAAAAAGAGTGAAATTTTAATGCTAAAGCACGATATAAGTAATAATAAATACCTAAGAGGTGCAGATCTAGTAATTAGGCAAGATACTACCGATAGGCTTAGCTTATTAAAAGGCGATATACTCAACGAAATTAAGAGTAATGAGAATGAGGTAAGCCAAAAAGATTTACGCATACTCCAGCTCGAAAATGAGATTAAAAAGAATACATTTAACAACAACAAGATGCTACGTGAAGCCAACGCAATATTCCCCGATATAAAATCGTTATCGGTAGCCAACCACAGCATGGCAACTACAACCCAAGATAGTATTGTACCAATTACGGCTGTTTTATACGAGAGTGATTACGATTTGGATATAGAAGATAGCGAGAAGCTAACCAATTGGCTCAACGAGCGGTTATCGGTAAAAAATGTAACTATTTTTAGGCGAAAAAATGTATTACCCGAACCACCCGAAATAACAGTATCCAATAAAAAAAACTAA
- the murB gene encoding UDP-N-acetylmuramate dehydrogenase — protein sequence MELHKNYSLKTYNTFGINAYAKNFIAITTTTELAKVIQQNTDKKLFILGGGSNMLLTQDVDALVIHINNKGIEVVQEDANSVHIKAMAGENWHEFVRHCIDNDYGGLENMSLIPGNVGTAPIQNIGAYGAEIKDTFVSCQAMNISTQEVVTFTKEECEFAYRESIFKNNLKGKYIITSVTFKLTKTNHNINTAYGDINKELLKNGITNPTIKDVSNAVIAIRQNKLPNPNELGNSGSFFKNPIVSKELFNMVYAQHPEMPHYIISDTEVKVPAGWLIEQSGFKGKRFGDAGVHKKQALVLVNYGTATGQEILALAKKIQTAVYKNFGIAITTEVNII from the coding sequence ATGGAGCTACACAAAAACTATTCGCTAAAAACATACAACACCTTTGGTATTAATGCCTATGCCAAAAATTTTATAGCTATTACCACTACAACAGAGCTTGCCAAAGTAATACAACAAAACACAGATAAAAAGCTATTTATACTAGGTGGCGGTAGTAATATGCTATTAACGCAGGATGTTGATGCACTTGTTATCCATATTAACAATAAGGGAATAGAGGTAGTACAAGAGGATGCTAATAGCGTACATATAAAAGCTATGGCAGGCGAAAATTGGCACGAATTTGTACGCCATTGTATTGATAATGATTATGGCGGACTCGAAAACATGTCCTTAATACCTGGTAATGTAGGTACAGCACCCATACAAAACATTGGCGCATACGGTGCCGAGATTAAAGATACATTTGTATCGTGCCAAGCCATGAACATTAGTACCCAAGAGGTAGTTACCTTTACAAAAGAGGAATGTGAATTTGCCTACCGCGAAAGCATTTTTAAAAACAACTTAAAAGGCAAATACATTATTACATCGGTAACATTTAAACTTACCAAAACAAATCATAACATTAATACCGCCTACGGCGATATTAACAAAGAGCTTCTTAAAAATGGTATTACCAATCCTACCATTAAAGATGTTAGTAATGCTGTAATAGCAATACGCCAAAACAAACTACCCAACCCTAACGAACTTGGTAACAGCGGTAGCTTTTTTAAGAACCCTATTGTTAGTAAGGAGCTGTTTAATATGGTTTACGCACAACACCCCGAAATGCCACACTATATAATATCGGATACCGAAGTAAAAGTACCAGCAGGATGGCTAATAGAACAAAGTGGTTTTAAAGGAAAACGATTTGGCGATGCGGGCGTACATAAAAAACAGGCTTTAGTACTGGTTAACTATGGTACTGCAACAGGGCAAGAAATTTTAGCACTGGCCAAAAAAATACAAACTGCTGTGTATAAAAACTTCGGGATTGCTATAACCACCGAAGTAAACATTATTTAA
- the nhaA gene encoding Na+/H+ antiporter NhaA: MAKLINLKVFKDFFGSTSAGGIILIGCVIISLIIANTESADNFASLLNTEVGFANESVELRYPIILWINDGLMAIFFLLVGLEIKREIIEGELSSVKQAALPVLAAIGGVVIPALIYTGFNINEEAYVHGWGIPMATDIAFALGILSLLGNKVPSSVKIFLAALAIVDDLMAILVIAIFYSTDLHLTYLMYAGGIVGLLIVFNRMGVKNILFYVLPGMVMWYLIHHSGIHATIAGVLTALTLPTTPDAKESPLEKLEHMLTKPVNFIIMPVFAIANTNITFESGMLEGLASNLGMGIILGLFLGKPIGIFLMSWLSVKLKIAKLPAKSDWVHIVGLGLLGGIGFTMSIFIALQSFHGNVAYENEAKFAVLIASVLSGVCGYGILNLHNKKQKKKKEAVATVV, from the coding sequence ATGGCAAAATTAATCAACCTCAAAGTATTTAAGGATTTTTTCGGTTCCACATCAGCAGGTGGTATTATCCTTATCGGATGTGTAATTATCTCTCTTATTATTGCTAACACGGAATCGGCAGACAATTTTGCTAGCTTACTCAATACCGAAGTAGGTTTTGCTAACGAATCTGTAGAACTACGCTACCCTATTATATTATGGATAAACGATGGCTTAATGGCTATCTTTTTTCTTTTAGTGGGGCTTGAAATAAAAAGGGAAATTATTGAGGGGGAGCTTTCCTCTGTAAAGCAAGCAGCTTTACCCGTTTTGGCTGCCATAGGGGGTGTGGTGATTCCTGCACTTATATACACTGGTTTTAATATTAATGAAGAGGCGTACGTACACGGCTGGGGTATACCAATGGCTACGGATATTGCTTTTGCGTTAGGTATTCTGTCGCTATTGGGTAATAAAGTACCATCGAGCGTAAAGATATTTCTTGCTGCACTTGCCATTGTAGACGACTTGATGGCAATACTGGTTATTGCTATATTTTATTCTACCGACTTACATTTAACCTACCTTATGTACGCAGGGGGTATTGTAGGCTTATTAATTGTGTTTAACCGCATGGGGGTAAAAAATATACTATTTTACGTTTTGCCAGGTATGGTAATGTGGTATTTAATTCACCACTCGGGTATACATGCTACTATTGCGGGTGTACTTACTGCCCTTACGCTGCCTACCACTCCAGATGCAAAAGAGTCGCCACTTGAAAAATTGGAGCATATGCTTACTAAGCCTGTTAACTTTATAATAATGCCAGTTTTTGCCATTGCAAATACCAACATTACTTTTGAAAGTGGTATGCTAGAAGGTTTAGCCAGCAACTTGGGTATGGGTATTATACTGGGGCTATTTTTGGGTAAACCTATAGGTATCTTTTTAATGTCATGGCTTTCGGTAAAGCTGAAAATAGCAAAACTACCTGCCAAATCGGACTGGGTTCACATCGTAGGGCTAGGTTTACTGGGTGGTATTGGTTTTACCATGTCCATATTTATAGCCCTGCAATCGTTCCATGGCAATGTAGCATACGAAAACGAAGCTAAGTTTGCGGTACTCATTGCATCAGTACTCTCGGGGGTTTGTGGTTATGGTATTTTAAACCTGCACAACAAAAAACAAAAGAAGAAAAAAGAAGCCGTAGCTACTGTGGTTTAG
- a CDS encoding GNAT family N-acetyltransferase, producing the protein MIQIQKYSVAEPMSIEAQENVVDFLFKSLEEYGDPKNDINKCINYAMNTLYDNKETNGMVLSATINDKIVGAVILNETGMGGYIPENILVYIATDPNYRGQGIGKNLMREAIASVTGDIALHVEPDNPAKKLYESLGFTNKYLEMRFKQTK; encoded by the coding sequence ATGATACAAATTCAAAAATATTCCGTAGCAGAACCAATGTCGATTGAAGCGCAAGAAAATGTAGTCGATTTTCTATTTAAAAGCCTTGAGGAATATGGAGATCCAAAAAATGACATTAACAAATGTATTAACTATGCCATGAATACGTTATATGACAACAAAGAAACTAACGGCATGGTACTCTCGGCAACTATTAACGATAAAATTGTAGGTGCTGTTATACTTAACGAAACAGGTATGGGAGGATACATACCCGAAAATATATTAGTATATATTGCAACCGACCCTAACTACAGAGGGCAGGGTATAGGTAAAAACTTAATGCGCGAAGCGATAGCTAGTGTAACAGGAGATATTGCCTTACATGTTGAACCCGATAATCCTGCTAAGAAACTGTATGAAAGTCTAGGTTTTACTAATAAATATCTCGAAATGAGATTTAAACAAACAAAATAA
- a CDS encoding glycosyltransferase, which translates to MLNIIFYVFVGITLVQLIYYLGIFSKFAFIKAKPATPAQKKLPVSVIVCAKNEAKKVQEFVPLLATQNYPDFEIVLIDDASADETLDIFEEFEKQYKNIKLVKVENNEAFWGNKKYALTLGIKAASKDYLLFTDADCYPSTKDWITHMSANFTFKKTIVLGYGGYKKVKNSFLNKIIRFDAMFMATQYFAWAKLGKPYTGEGRNMAYKKEEFFNVNGYINHMNIRMGEDALFVNQAGTKENTTICFTPESFTYCEAKKTFGAWFIQKRRHDYTTTFFKVADKLQLRLYTLTQIAFFALAILLLCLFDWRYVVPVIILRYLIGWITLGYSAAKLQEKDVIYWFPIIEIIVTFTKISAFFTNTFSKPIHWK; encoded by the coding sequence ATGCTAAACATTATTTTTTACGTATTTGTTGGTATTACACTAGTACAGTTAATATACTACTTGGGTATATTTAGTAAGTTTGCCTTTATTAAAGCTAAACCTGCCACACCTGCACAAAAAAAACTTCCCGTATCTGTAATTGTATGTGCTAAAAACGAGGCTAAAAAAGTACAGGAGTTTGTACCGTTACTTGCCACACAAAACTACCCCGATTTTGAGATTGTACTTATTGATGATGCCTCCGCAGATGAAACGCTTGATATTTTTGAGGAATTCGAAAAACAGTACAAAAACATCAAACTCGTAAAAGTAGAAAACAACGAAGCCTTTTGGGGCAACAAAAAATACGCACTTACACTAGGTATAAAAGCAGCTAGTAAAGATTATTTATTATTTACGGATGCCGATTGCTACCCTAGTACTAAAGATTGGATAACACACATGAGTGCAAACTTTACCTTTAAAAAAACAATAGTGTTAGGCTACGGAGGGTATAAAAAAGTAAAAAACTCTTTCCTTAATAAAATAATCCGATTTGATGCCATGTTTATGGCAACCCAGTATTTTGCTTGGGCAAAACTAGGAAAACCCTATACGGGCGAGGGCAGAAATATGGCATATAAGAAAGAAGAATTTTTTAATGTAAACGGCTATATAAACCATATGAACATTCGTATGGGCGAAGATGCTCTGTTTGTTAACCAAGCTGGCACCAAAGAAAACACTACAATATGTTTTACCCCCGAAAGTTTTACCTACTGCGAAGCTAAAAAAACATTTGGAGCATGGTTTATCCAAAAACGCAGGCACGATTATACTACCACATTTTTTAAAGTTGCAGATAAATTGCAATTACGCTTATATACCCTAACCCAAATTGCATTTTTTGCGTTAGCCATACTATTATTATGCCTTTTCGATTGGAGGTATGTAGTACCTGTTATAATATTGCGTTACCTCATCGGTTGGATAACGTTGGGCTACAGCGCAGCAAAACTACAGGAGAAAGATGTAATATACTGGTTTCCAATTATCGAAATAATCGTTACCTTCACAAAAATAAGTGCATTTTTTACCAATACCTTCTCAAAACCAATCCATTGGAAATAA
- a CDS encoding alanine racemase: MAFITLDAHKLKSNFDFLNTFFKEQHIDWSVVTKILCGNKKYLAELLNMGISQYSDSRISNLKVIKSIDKNAQTIYIKPPAKGVIREVIKYADISMNTDFRTIKMLSKEAQKQGVIHKIIIMIDLGELREGVMREDFVDFYSRVFEMKNIEIIGLGTNLSCLYGILPNNDKLIQLSLYKQLVEAKFNVKIPFISGGSSVTIPLVSQGLMPKGINHFRVGETLFMGTDVYNSDTFEGMENNIFKLYAEIIELYEKPIVPTGELGTNLEGEEHNFDEEDYGKTTMRAIIDIGLLDIDMKHLDPSDESIKYAGATSDMVVLDLSDNSKDYKVGDLIEFTMDYMGIVRIMNSKYIEKRIVNVATESPATT; this comes from the coding sequence ATGGCTTTTATAACATTAGACGCTCATAAACTAAAAAGCAATTTTGATTTTCTGAATACTTTTTTTAAAGAACAGCACATCGATTGGTCTGTAGTTACCAAGATACTGTGTGGTAATAAAAAGTACTTGGCAGAGCTTTTAAATATGGGAATAAGCCAGTATTCCGATTCTCGGATTAGTAACCTGAAGGTTATTAAAAGCATAGATAAAAATGCACAAACCATTTACATAAAACCGCCCGCAAAGGGCGTAATACGCGAGGTAATTAAGTACGCCGATATTAGTATGAATACTGATTTCCGTACCATAAAAATGCTCTCTAAAGAGGCGCAAAAACAAGGCGTAATTCATAAAATTATTATTATGATAGATCTTGGCGAATTGCGTGAAGGGGTAATGCGTGAGGATTTTGTAGATTTTTATTCGCGTGTTTTTGAGATGAAAAACATCGAAATTATTGGGCTTGGCACCAACCTTTCCTGTTTGTATGGTATCTTACCCAATAATGATAAACTAATACAATTAAGCTTATACAAACAACTTGTAGAGGCTAAGTTTAATGTAAAAATACCTTTTATATCAGGTGGTTCATCGGTAACCATACCCTTAGTATCACAAGGGCTTATGCCTAAAGGAATAAATCATTTTAGGGTAGGCGAAACCTTATTTATGGGTACGGATGTTTACAATAGCGATACGTTTGAAGGTATGGAAAACAACATCTTTAAACTTTATGCTGAAATTATAGAATTGTACGAAAAACCGATTGTACCTACGGGTGAATTGGGCACTAACCTAGAAGGTGAAGAGCATAATTTTGATGAAGAGGACTATGGTAAAACAACCATGCGTGCCATTATTGATATTGGTTTGTTAGATATTGATATGAAGCACCTAGACCCTTCGGACGAAAGTATAAAATATGCAGGTGCCACATCGGATATGGTAGTGCTAGATTTAAGTGATAATAGCAAAGACTACAAGGTTGGCGACCTTATAGAGTTTACCATGGATTATATGGGCATTGTACGTATAATGAACTCCAAGTACATTGAAAAACGTATTGTAAATGTAGCAACAGAAAGCCCTGCTACTACTTAG
- the ribH gene encoding 6,7-dimethyl-8-ribityllumazine synthase, translating into MATANKNLSHYDKDTIPSAKDFRFGIVVSEWNSNITDALYNGALQALLDNDVAQENVTRWDVPGSFELVYGAKHMIATQSVDAVIAIGSVIQGETKHFDFVCDAVAHGIKDLNIQTDVPVIFCVLTDNTLQQAIDRSGGVHGNKGTEAAIAAIKMAHLSKTKHK; encoded by the coding sequence ATGGCAACAGCAAATAAAAACTTATCACATTACGATAAAGATACAATCCCAAGCGCGAAAGATTTTCGGTTTGGGATTGTTGTTTCAGAGTGGAACAGTAATATAACAGATGCTTTGTACAATGGTGCGTTGCAAGCCTTATTGGATAACGATGTAGCGCAAGAAAATGTTACCCGATGGGATGTGCCTGGTAGTTTTGAGCTTGTTTATGGTGCAAAACACATGATAGCAACCCAAAGCGTAGATGCTGTTATTGCCATAGGTAGCGTTATACAGGGCGAAACAAAACATTTTGATTTTGTGTGCGATGCCGTTGCCCATGGTATTAAAGATTTAAACATCCAAACCGACGTTCCTGTTATTTTTTGTGTGCTTACCGATAATACATTACAACAAGCTATAGATAGGAGTGGAGGCGTACACGGTAATAAAGGTACCGAAGCTGCTATTGCAGCCATAAAAATGGCACACCTAAGCAAAACAAAACACAAATAG
- a CDS encoding DUF2461 domain-containing protein, whose translation MMVQDSTLEFLEDLKKNNNREWFQANQDRYKKYKQSYKEIVEAFIAEMSKYDDSLKHLEFKNCSFRINRDIRFAKDKSPYKTNMGFWLSAGQKSSNLGGYYVHIEKGASFIAGGLYCPESGDLKKMRREIDGFYEDLEAIVTNKEFKAIYGDFDRDENNTLKTSPKGYEKDHPAIEFLRLKSFTATAKLDDSDLKDENFVAHTTQRLLVLKPLVEFINRALTTE comes from the coding sequence ATGATGGTACAGGATAGTACGTTAGAATTTTTAGAAGATTTAAAAAAGAACAACAACCGCGAATGGTTTCAGGCAAACCAAGACCGCTATAAAAAATACAAGCAATCGTACAAAGAAATTGTGGAAGCTTTTATAGCTGAAATGAGTAAATATGACGACTCGTTAAAACATCTTGAATTTAAAAACTGTTCGTTTCGTATAAACAGAGATATTCGTTTTGCTAAAGACAAATCGCCCTACAAAACCAATATGGGCTTCTGGCTATCGGCAGGGCAAAAAAGTTCCAACTTAGGTGGCTATTACGTACATATTGAGAAAGGAGCAAGTTTTATTGCAGGAGGTTTGTACTGTCCTGAGTCGGGTGATTTGAAGAAAATGCGCAGAGAAATAGATGGCTTTTACGAAGACCTTGAAGCAATAGTTACCAACAAAGAATTTAAAGCGATATACGGTGATTTCGATCGTGATGAAAATAACACATTAAAAACATCCCCGAAAGGGTATGAGAAAGACCACCCTGCTATAGAGTTTTTACGCTTAAAAAGTTTTACTGCTACAGCAAAATTGGACGACAGTGATTTAAAAGATGAAAACTTTGTAGCCCATACTACACAAAGACTATTGGTTTTAAAACCATTGGTAGAATTTATAAATCGTGCCCTGACTACCGAATAA
- a CDS encoding tetratricopeptide repeat protein — protein sequence MATYNKRGYKAPKPKEANEVEPTDENFDGNSTTAEVFDTLDQGASKTEEWVEKNQKMIFVIVGAIALLTVGYVMYNKFLVEPKEEEAANEMFQAEQYFAEAVNATTANDSLYTLSLNGGEGKMGFIDIIDNYSGTDAANLAHYFAGMAYLNTGKYAEAVKQFDEFNTSEEVLKAMAAGATGDAFAQLGQTEDALDYYTKAANETDNDLTTPRFLFKAGEAALELGKKDVALKHFKQIKEKYSTAPEAVTIDAYIAMTEE from the coding sequence ATGGCAACGTATAACAAAAGAGGATATAAAGCTCCGAAACCAAAAGAGGCTAATGAAGTTGAACCGACAGATGAAAATTTTGATGGTAATAGCACAACAGCCGAAGTTTTTGATACCTTAGACCAAGGTGCATCAAAAACAGAAGAGTGGGTTGAGAAGAATCAGAAAATGATTTTTGTTATAGTAGGTGCTATTGCACTACTTACTGTAGGATACGTGATGTATAACAAATTTTTGGTTGAGCCTAAGGAAGAAGAGGCTGCAAACGAAATGTTCCAAGCAGAGCAATACTTTGCCGAAGCAGTTAACGCTACAACAGCAAACGATTCGTTATACACCCTTTCACTAAACGGTGGCGAAGGTAAAATGGGCTTTATTGATATTATAGATAACTATTCGGGTACGGATGCTGCAAACCTAGCACATTATTTTGCAGGTATGGCATACCTTAATACTGGTAAGTATGCAGAAGCTGTAAAACAGTTTGATGAGTTTAATACTAGCGAAGAGGTACTAAAAGCAATGGCAGCAGGTGCTACAGGCGATGCTTTTGCACAATTAGGGCAAACAGAGGATGCACTTGATTATTATACTAAGGCAGCAAACGAAACGGATAACGATTTAACAACACCACGCTTTTTATTTAAAGCTGGAGAGGCTGCGCTAGAGCTAGGTAAAAAAGATGTAGCATTAAAGCACTTTAAGCAAATTAAAGAAAAATACAGCACTGCTCCAGAAGCGGTAACTATTGATGCTTATATTGCAATGACAGAAGAATAG